In Shouchella patagoniensis, the following are encoded in one genomic region:
- a CDS encoding lysozyme family protein: MKKIGCGLFLAAVPFLFVAMILMGVVMVITGESNTTGSDAQSEIESDMDSEYTFSGVSPEIERYRSYFERYTKENGIEDHIEILMAMTMQESGGRLADVMQSSESLGLPVNTITDPELSIKQGVSYFASVLETAGGDIELALQSYNMGHGFIDYVNEHNNGNYSKELAQQFSNHMKDRLGWDVYGDPNYVDNVMRYLDKNEPDYALGDADWALPLKDIRITSEFGWRTHPVTGQRDTFHGGLDFACTPADSILSVADGKVVEARHGNVGYGNYVTVQHAQNEFSRYAHLSSISVSKGEEVDQGDSLGKCGTTGSSTGNHLHLEHMTELGQTHLDKIDPKETLGL; the protein is encoded by the coding sequence ATGAAAAAGATAGGCTGTGGGTTGTTTCTTGCTGCCGTGCCATTTTTATTTGTGGCAATGATCCTCATGGGTGTTGTCATGGTAATTACAGGGGAAAGCAACACGACAGGGAGCGATGCCCAATCAGAGATTGAAAGCGACATGGATTCAGAGTATACATTTAGTGGCGTCAGCCCAGAGATTGAACGCTATCGCTCATACTTTGAACGCTATACAAAAGAGAACGGTATTGAAGACCATATCGAAATTTTAATGGCGATGACGATGCAAGAAAGCGGTGGAAGACTTGCCGATGTCATGCAATCATCTGAATCACTTGGACTTCCTGTTAATACAATCACCGATCCAGAGCTATCCATTAAACAAGGTGTGAGCTACTTTGCCAGTGTACTAGAAACGGCTGGTGGAGATATAGAGTTAGCCTTACAAAGCTATAACATGGGACATGGTTTTATTGACTATGTGAATGAACATAACAACGGCAACTATAGTAAAGAACTAGCACAACAGTTTTCCAATCATATGAAAGATCGCTTGGGATGGGATGTCTATGGAGACCCAAATTACGTGGATAACGTCATGCGCTATTTAGATAAAAACGAGCCAGATTACGCATTAGGCGATGCAGATTGGGCATTGCCATTAAAAGATATTCGCATCACAAGCGAATTTGGATGGCGAACACATCCCGTGACGGGACAAAGAGACACGTTTCATGGAGGGCTCGACTTTGCTTGTACACCGGCAGACTCCATTTTAAGTGTGGCAGACGGAAAAGTAGTCGAAGCAAGGCATGGCAATGTTGGCTATGGCAATTACGTCACTGTGCAACACGCACAAAACGAGTTTTCTCGTTATGCTCACTTATCGTCTATAAGTGTTTCGAAGGGTGAGGAAGTTGATCAAGGAGATTCCCTAGGTAAATGCGGCACAACAGGTTCGAGTACGGGCAACCACCTTCATTTGGAACACATGACCGAGCTTGGTCAAACACATCTAGATAAGATCGATCCAAAAGAGACGTTGGGACTTTAG
- a CDS encoding cystatin-like fold lipoprotein, with amino-acid sequence MKKSLLSVGVLIVLLLAACGGSEFDDEIEEVIDLYKNDDSAMMWMDEEQITRDNADISVYEGGRYIKIGFFDLEDEDKTVRHEFYERSGDSYEWLPRMNQTDDRLGLADRKPDYQE; translated from the coding sequence ATGAAAAAGAGCTTGTTAAGTGTGGGTGTTTTAATAGTTTTGTTGTTAGCAGCTTGTGGTGGAAGTGAATTTGATGATGAGATTGAAGAGGTTATTGACTTATATAAGAATGATGATAGCGCAATGATGTGGATGGATGAAGAACAGATCACTCGCGATAATGCTGATATTAGTGTGTATGAAGGAGGTCGGTATATCAAGATTGGCTTTTTTGATTTAGAGGATGAGGATAAGACCGTTCGTCATGAGTTTTATGAGAGGAGTGGAGATAGTTATGAATGGTTACCGAGGATGAATCAAACGGATGATCGGTTGGGTTTAGCGGATAGGAAGCCAGATTATCAGGAGTAG
- a CDS encoding ATP-binding protein — MGYLEIKKLYYKGDNYYYESPLLKKGLNIIEGENGSGKSTFSNLISYGLGNYVREFDDRERKKHTEIVGDTNNYVYILLNINQTSYKLKRFFNVDVHKIFVDEDGEIQDYLIHRPNSDVTIFSDWLLKKLGIPVIDFFQGTTKSKLNFSDLFRLIYYDQKTVAEKIYKDSRSDGNFVSDSEFMRKVIFQMLTGHEFSEYYKLIGKINNEKRLKNILKAKEEGFIDVASELGFYDLKDSSAEIIKKEIDSKQLQLKRLEIYETALLTPKKEPIDSLNKVKNIKKEMIDAEVEIEGLRERKNRLFKEINNIKNLIENTILEVTHIKKIILTHEELSLFSPDTCPYCLNKVVREESHCICGQKVSENEYEKFFYSTDEYLGILKSKQKSVETLKIAIKSCNEEITDVDSNLQQLNKEKKMKMDLIKEAKKDIDRGTNIVDIKQSVNKKNVLREEIVASEQHYKIKKNYDSIAKQYSLKEETLSDLNREMNERKAAAQEEIKEKVIEFNEIYSSLLMGVQIDIRKAKIDKDNYMPVINEGQYKEASVDVPVRLMYFLTLLKMSIKDDSIPFPRFLLIDTPESLGIDQENLEKAISQFPIEENKFQVILTTGISKYPDEFSLYKKGESLTKQSKLLKKK; from the coding sequence TTGGGATATTTAGAAATTAAAAAATTATACTACAAGGGTGATAATTATTACTATGAATCGCCACTTTTAAAAAAAGGGCTTAATATTATAGAAGGTGAGAATGGTTCAGGTAAGAGTACATTCTCAAATCTTATTAGTTATGGTCTTGGAAATTATGTAAGAGAGTTTGATGATAGAGAGAGGAAAAAACATACTGAAATTGTTGGAGACACTAATAACTACGTATATATACTTCTCAATATAAATCAAACAAGTTATAAATTAAAAAGGTTTTTCAATGTAGATGTTCATAAAATATTTGTTGATGAAGATGGAGAAATACAGGATTATTTAATACATAGACCAAATAGCGACGTAACAATCTTTTCTGATTGGTTATTAAAAAAATTAGGAATTCCTGTTATCGATTTTTTTCAAGGAACTACTAAATCAAAGCTTAATTTCTCAGACTTATTTAGGCTCATTTATTATGATCAAAAAACAGTAGCTGAAAAGATCTATAAAGACTCTAGAAGTGATGGTAATTTTGTATCAGATTCAGAATTTATGAGAAAAGTGATATTTCAAATGTTAACTGGACATGAGTTTTCAGAGTATTACAAGCTTATAGGAAAGATAAATAATGAAAAAAGGTTAAAGAATATCTTAAAAGCAAAAGAAGAAGGGTTTATAGATGTAGCTAGTGAGCTCGGCTTTTATGATTTAAAAGATAGTTCTGCAGAAATTATTAAAAAAGAAATAGACTCGAAACAGTTACAACTAAAGAGGTTAGAAATTTATGAAACAGCATTACTCACTCCTAAAAAGGAACCCATTGATAGCTTAAATAAAGTCAAAAATATAAAAAAAGAAATGATAGATGCTGAAGTTGAAATTGAAGGTCTTAGAGAAAGGAAAAATAGACTCTTTAAAGAAATTAATAATATTAAAAATTTAATTGAAAATACAATATTAGAGGTCACACATATAAAAAAAATAATTTTAACCCATGAGGAACTTAGTTTGTTTTCACCTGATACTTGTCCTTACTGTTTGAATAAAGTAGTAAGAGAAGAAAGTCACTGTATATGTGGTCAAAAAGTGTCGGAAAATGAATATGAAAAATTTTTCTATTCTACTGATGAATATTTAGGTATCTTAAAATCAAAACAAAAATCTGTAGAGACATTAAAAATTGCGATAAAATCATGTAACGAGGAAATAACGGATGTCGATTCTAATTTGCAACAATTGAATAAAGAAAAAAAGATGAAAATGGATTTAATAAAAGAAGCGAAAAAAGACATAGATAGAGGCACTAATATTGTCGATATTAAGCAGAGTGTAAATAAAAAAAATGTACTTAGAGAAGAAATTGTTGCTTCAGAGCAACATTATAAAATTAAGAAAAATTACGATTCAATAGCAAAACAATACTCATTAAAAGAAGAAACCTTAAGCGATCTAAATCGTGAAATGAATGAAAGAAAAGCAGCTGCTCAAGAAGAAATAAAGGAAAAAGTAATAGAATTTAATGAAATATACAGTTCTTTGTTAATGGGAGTCCAGATAGATATTAGAAAAGCAAAAATAGATAAGGATAATTATATGCCTGTTATAAATGAGGGACAGTACAAAGAAGCAAGTGTGGACGTGCCAGTTCGCTTAATGTACTTTTTAACCTTACTTAAGATGTCAATTAAAGATGATAGTATACCTTTTCCGAGATTCTTGCTAATTGATACCCCAGAGAGTTTAGGGATTGATCAAGAAAATTTAGAAAAAGCAATATCACAATTTCCAATTGAGGAGAACAAGTTTCAAGTAATCCTAACTACTGGGATTAGTAAGTACCCTGATGAATTTTCTTTATATAAAAAAGGAGAATCTTTAACGAAGCAGAGCAAACTATTAAAGAAAAAGTGA
- a CDS encoding type II toxin-antitoxin system RnlB family antitoxin encodes MDTFNIINTDDGKNKYPYLVISTSYNNPLDDLKEIENDLGDFSGRLLFDLLASNGHAPNRFIEGKVVNGRFETSSFKIVNHIDLEIKKETFNYFMDNMQELENSVLNNAAKFLFKKGLKI; translated from the coding sequence ATGGATACGTTTAACATCATTAATACTGATGACGGAAAAAATAAGTATCCTTACCTTGTTATTTCAACTAGTTATAATAATCCTTTGGACGATTTAAAGGAAATTGAAAACGATTTAGGAGATTTTTCGGGTCGTTTGCTATTTGACTTACTCGCCTCTAACGGTCATGCCCCTAACCGTTTTATCGAAGGAAAAGTTGTTAACGGAAGATTTGAAACCTCTAGCTTTAAGATTGTTAATCACATTGATTTAGAAATAAAAAAAGAAACTTTTAATTATTTTATGGACAACATGCAAGAATTAGAGAACAGTGTACTTAATAACGCTGCCAAATTTCTTTTTAAAAAAGGATTGAAAATTTAA
- a CDS encoding type II toxin-antitoxin system RnlA family toxin codes for MPTYKSLKIQYSNVKYIIEEFCSNNSKCNGHSLRFINLSGVHHRCIISNTSGQEYRLVDIWDSKNGITVKSDDDFNTEISEELAWHIKESAQPLQKNRSFQIKNFDPHNEGYFDLLIEYISEIDNVNFEKKGNHLTKQYKFENEKKSDKITLTLHSNNTLQVQGKPWLLHAEVMSLLSELNAIDFDGVISTQSEFFEVPIDDQVVDDDISSILVNSRDFLGTHLVNILASSVIYRSVNIPMPEYSSTTIPAFRGLEGYLKLLFKQIGVTIDKFGFSKDKISFDNIKKKHVVHNNIVSQLDPEKMFIVQAIEKCYTHYNNNRHTYSHVSVNIVSTGTITDKRIADTLILDTLNLIESTYLSCSTYIEQEAKGA; via the coding sequence ATGCCCACATACAAAAGTCTTAAAATTCAATACTCAAATGTTAAATACATCATTGAGGAGTTCTGCTCTAACAATTCAAAATGCAACGGACACTCATTGCGATTTATTAACCTATCAGGAGTTCATCACCGATGTATAATTAGTAATACATCTGGACAGGAATATAGGCTAGTTGACATTTGGGATTCCAAAAACGGCATTACCGTAAAGTCAGATGATGATTTTAATACAGAGATCTCTGAAGAATTAGCTTGGCACATAAAAGAAAGCGCTCAACCGTTACAAAAGAACCGATCTTTCCAAATTAAAAACTTCGATCCCCATAATGAAGGATATTTTGATTTATTAATTGAATATATATCTGAAATCGATAACGTTAATTTCGAAAAGAAGGGTAACCATCTAACTAAGCAATATAAGTTTGAAAACGAAAAAAAGAGTGATAAAATCACATTAACACTCCATAGTAATAACACATTACAAGTACAAGGTAAGCCATGGTTATTGCATGCTGAAGTTATGTCTTTATTAAGCGAATTGAACGCCATTGATTTTGACGGAGTTATTTCAACTCAATCCGAATTTTTTGAAGTTCCAATTGATGATCAGGTAGTAGATGACGACATTTCATCAATTTTAGTTAATTCACGTGATTTTTTAGGCACGCATTTAGTCAACATACTTGCTTCTTCTGTAATTTACAGAAGTGTAAATATTCCTATGCCTGAATATAGTTCCACAACGATCCCGGCTTTTAGAGGTTTAGAGGGATATTTAAAACTTCTCTTCAAACAAATCGGAGTCACAATTGACAAGTTTGGATTTAGTAAAGATAAAATTTCTTTTGACAACATTAAGAAGAAACATGTTGTACACAATAATATCGTAAGCCAATTAGATCCTGAAAAAATGTTTATCGTTCAAGCTATAGAAAAATGTTATACCCACTATAACAATAATAGACATACATACTCTCACGTTAGCGTAAATATTGTAAGCACAGGGACTATAACAGACAAAAGAATTGCAGATACATTGATACTAGATACATTAAATCTTATCGAAAGCACATATCTTAGCTGTTCAACATATATTGAGCAAGAAGCAAAAGGAGCTTAA
- a CDS encoding cystatin-like fold lipoprotein encodes MKKSVLSVVAILGLLLAACGGSEYDAEIEEVIDLYKNDDTAMIWMDEEQITRENADISVYEEGRYIKIGFFDLEDEDKNVRFEFYERSRDTYEWLPRMNQTDDRLGLADREPDYQEWQGKEE; translated from the coding sequence TTGAAAAAGAGCGTATTAAGTGTTGTTGCTATATTGGGTTTGTTGTTAGCGGCTTGTGGTGGAAGTGAATATGACGCAGAGATCGAAGAGGTTATTGACTTATATAAGAATGATGATACTGCTATGATATGGATGGACGAAGAACAAATTACTCGTGAAAATGCTGATATCAGTGTCTATGAAGAAGGACGTTATATTAAAATTGGCTTCTTTGATTTAGAAGATGAGGATAAGAATGTTCGTTTTGAATTTTATGAGAGAAGCAGGGATACGTATGAATGGCTGCCTAGAATGAATCAAACAGATGATAGACTAGGGTTGGCGGATAGGGAGCCGGATTATCAAGAGTGGCAGGGGAAGGAGGAGTGA
- a CDS encoding type I restriction-modification system subunit M translates to MATLHKKLFSAADNLRSKMDASEYKNYLLGLIFYKYLSDRLLEKVVEVADESLDEYDTQEKQAILYNSLLNDDEVSEDLKETLHDTLGYVMKPEYLFNELTRQAKQNLFQLHHLENGFSELSSAYTQFNGLFDDVDLRSKKLGSDDQQRNVTITEVLKKLNDVDVIGHNGDVIGDAYEYLISQFASEAGKKAGEFYTPHEVSLMMARIVAIGQEEKRLFSVYDPTMGSGSLMLNVRNYIDYPDNVKYHGQEMNTTTFNLAKMNLLLHGVNNEDMNLRNADTLNKDWPSDEPYTFDSVLMNPPYSAKWSAADTFLDDSRFNRFGKLAPKSKADFAFLLHGLYHLKDSGTMAIVLPHGVLFRGAAEGVIRKKLLEDGIIDAVIGLPGNLFYGTNIATTVIILKKNRNKRDVLFIDASKTFIKGKNQNKLDNEHIDQIVDTYQKRKTIEKYAHLASFEEIEGNDFNLNIPRYVDTFEEEEPVDMASIGASIKDIRKEKEELESSLYDAISSMQFDEKDADWIKGALEVFNRGK, encoded by the coding sequence ATGGCAACTTTACATAAGAAATTATTTAGCGCAGCTGATAATCTGCGCAGCAAGATGGATGCATCTGAATACAAAAACTACTTACTCGGACTTATATTCTATAAATACCTATCTGACCGCTTACTTGAAAAGGTGGTAGAAGTAGCCGATGAATCGCTTGATGAATACGACACACAAGAAAAACAAGCGATCCTCTACAATTCCCTCCTAAATGACGATGAAGTAAGTGAAGACTTAAAAGAAACATTACATGATACGTTAGGCTACGTAATGAAGCCAGAATACCTTTTCAATGAACTAACGAGACAAGCAAAGCAAAACCTGTTTCAGCTTCACCATCTAGAAAATGGATTCAGTGAGCTGTCGTCCGCTTACACTCAATTTAATGGCTTATTTGATGACGTTGATTTGCGTTCGAAGAAGCTAGGATCGGACGACCAGCAACGTAACGTTACAATCACAGAAGTATTGAAGAAGTTAAACGATGTTGATGTTATTGGTCATAATGGTGATGTTATTGGCGATGCATACGAATATCTCATTAGTCAATTCGCTTCTGAAGCGGGAAAAAAAGCGGGCGAGTTTTACACGCCACATGAAGTATCACTAATGATGGCGCGAATTGTTGCGATAGGGCAAGAAGAAAAACGTTTATTTAGTGTTTATGACCCAACAATGGGCTCAGGCTCTCTGATGTTAAACGTCCGGAACTATATCGACTACCCTGATAATGTTAAGTACCATGGTCAAGAGATGAATACAACGACGTTTAATCTAGCAAAAATGAACTTGTTGCTTCATGGAGTCAATAATGAAGATATGAACTTACGAAATGCGGATACGTTAAATAAAGATTGGCCATCCGATGAACCGTATACGTTTGACTCGGTTTTAATGAATCCTCCATACTCCGCAAAATGGTCGGCGGCAGACACGTTCTTAGATGACTCACGTTTTAACCGTTTTGGAAAACTAGCACCTAAATCAAAAGCTGATTTTGCCTTTCTTTTACACGGCTTGTATCATTTAAAAGACTCAGGAACAATGGCCATTGTTTTGCCTCACGGCGTCTTATTCCGTGGTGCAGCAGAAGGTGTGATTCGGAAGAAATTGCTTGAAGACGGAATCATCGATGCCGTCATTGGGTTGCCTGGAAACCTATTTTATGGGACAAACATTGCAACAACAGTCATTATCCTTAAGAAAAACCGCAACAAGCGTGACGTCTTATTCATTGATGCAAGTAAGACGTTTATTAAAGGGAAGAATCAGAACAAGTTAGATAATGAACACATTGACCAAATCGTTGACACGTACCAAAAACGAAAAACTATAGAAAAGTATGCGCACCTCGCTTCGTTTGAAGAAATTGAAGGCAATGATTTTAACTTAAACATTCCACGTTATGTCGATACGTTTGAAGAAGAAGAACCTGTTGATATGGCAAGCATCGGTGCATCAATTAAAGACATCCGAAAAGAAAAAGAAGAGCTTGAGTCTAGCTTATATGACGCGATTTCATCCATGCAGTTTGATGAGAAAGACGCAGACTGGATTAAAGGAGCATTAGAGGTGTTTAATCGTGGAAAGTAA
- a CDS encoding restriction endonuclease subunit S, giving the protein MESKRVPEVRFAGFRGEWEENPIGDIVTEIIRPFKMSNNDTYELVTVKRRNGGVVSRGLFKGSEVLVKTQFLICEGDFLISKRQIVHGASATVPKTLDGSIVSNEYLVLNGTDKLNIKFLSLISELPLMYNHYYLSSYGVDKEKLVFNVNDWKKRKVKIPSIQEQNQIVLFVHSLKEIIQRSEQELDLLKQTKQGFLQKMFPKEGESVPEVRFPGFSGEWGLLTLGDITNKFEYGLNASATNYDGKNRYIRITDIDDHSRNLINNNLTSPNTDLSLSQSYLLNQGDILIARTGASVGKSYIYDSSDGIAYFAGFLIRMRLLNNYHPYFIFQNTLTEKYRTYINITSQRSGQPGVNAKEYANFSLRIPILEEQTQIGNFFKKLDDTIALHQKELDMLKETKKAFLQKMFV; this is encoded by the coding sequence GTGGAAAGTAAGCGAGTGCCGGAAGTTAGGTTTGCGGGGTTTCGAGGGGAGTGGGAAGAGAATCCTATAGGTGACATTGTAACTGAAATAATTAGACCATTTAAAATGAGTAATAATGATACCTATGAACTCGTAACAGTTAAAAGGAGAAACGGTGGTGTTGTGTCAAGAGGTTTATTTAAAGGCTCTGAAGTACTAGTTAAAACTCAATTTTTAATATGTGAGGGCGATTTTCTTATATCTAAAAGACAAATAGTGCATGGTGCGAGTGCGACTGTACCCAAAACTTTAGATGGGTCAATCGTATCTAATGAATATCTAGTTTTAAATGGTACTGATAAATTAAATATAAAATTCTTATCATTAATTTCAGAGCTGCCACTTATGTACAACCATTATTATTTAAGCTCTTATGGTGTTGATAAAGAGAAGTTGGTATTTAATGTGAATGATTGGAAAAAAAGAAAGGTGAAAATTCCTTCAATTCAAGAGCAAAATCAAATTGTTTTGTTTGTTCACAGTTTAAAAGAAATTATTCAACGTAGTGAGCAAGAACTAGACTTATTAAAGCAAACGAAACAAGGCTTCTTACAAAAGATGTTTCCAAAAGAAGGGGAGTCTGTACCGGAAGTTCGTTTTCCGGGGTTTAGCGGGGAATGGGGATTATTAACATTAGGTGATATTACGAATAAATTTGAATATGGCCTTAATGCAAGTGCGACAAATTATGATGGGAAAAACAGGTATATTAGAATAACGGATATTGATGATCATAGCCGTAATTTAATTAATAACAATTTAACCTCCCCAAATACAGACCTGTCTTTATCTCAAAGTTACCTACTGAACCAAGGTGACATTCTTATTGCAAGAACGGGAGCAAGTGTTGGGAAGTCATATATTTATGATTCTAGTGATGGCATTGCTTATTTTGCAGGCTTTTTGATTCGAATGAGATTGCTCAATAATTATCATCCATACTTTATTTTTCAAAATACACTTACTGAAAAGTATAGAACATATATTAATATAACTTCGCAACGTTCTGGTCAGCCAGGAGTTAATGCAAAAGAATATGCTAACTTTTCATTGAGGATACCTATCCTAGAAGAACAAACCCAAATCGGCAACTTCTTCAAAAAACTGGACGACACAATCGCTCTACACCAAAAAGAACTCGATATGCTCAAGGAAACAAAAAAAGCGTTTTTACAAAAGATGTTTGTGTAA